In a single window of the Pocillopora verrucosa isolate sample1 chromosome 4, ASM3666991v2, whole genome shotgun sequence genome:
- the LOC131774877 gene encoding protein usf has translation MSIKEKICFPSENKQGACPGVLTGDVSKSTMGLVVVQEWWGMNDIIIDEAADISGRGNLVTLVPDLYRGKVATDHETAGHYMSDLDWPGAVQDIAGAAKFLKEKGCKKVGVTGFCMGGALSLAAAALIPEEIAAAAPFYGIPSAKLCDLGTIKIPLQAHFGSKDNLEGFSSPKDVKALTEKLDAGGVKYELHMYDTGHAFTNPTNPNYTKEICDLALGRMIDFMKKHLA, from the exons ATGAGCATAAAAGAGAAGATTTGCTTTCCTTCCGAAAATAAACAAGGAGCCTGTCCCGGAGTGCTCACTGGGGATGTAAGTAAATCAACGATGGGTCTTGTTGTCGTGCAGGAATGGTGGGGGATGAATGACATCATAATTGACGAAGCTGCAGACATCTCTGGAAGAGGCAACTTGGTAACTCTAGTGCCCGATCTTTATCGAGGGAAGGTAGCAACCGATCATGAAACAGCCGGACATTACATGTCTGATCTGGACTGGCCTGGAGCGGTGCAAGATATCGCTGGAGCtgccaaatttttgaaagaaaaag gttGTAAGAAAGTGGGTGTGACAGGCTTCTGCATGGGTGGGGCTCTGTCTCTGGCAGCTGCAGCACTGATTCCTGAAGAGATTGCAGCAGCAGCTCCTTTCTATGGCATCCCCAGTGCAAAGCTGTGTGATTTGGGGACAATCAAGATACCTTTGCAAGCTCATTTTGGGAGTAAGGATAATCTTGAGGGGTTCTCATCACCAAAAGATGTCAAAGCTTTAACAGAGAAGCTGGATGCTGGAGGAGTGAAGTATGAGCTTCATATGTATGACACTGGCCATGCTTTCACCAACCCAACCAACCCAAATTACACTAAAGAAATTTGTGATTTGGCTCTTGGAAGGATGATagattttatgaaaaagcaCTTGGCATAA